A genomic window from Sceloporus undulatus isolate JIND9_A2432 ecotype Alabama chromosome 9, SceUnd_v1.1, whole genome shotgun sequence includes:
- the WDR87 gene encoding WD repeat-containing protein 87 — translation MAMLKGPVRIVPRWQDLKRQLMEMLELQKGMPDTTEGAHILLSDRPSIVFRESCYPDYMPPIFLLQSTDTETYFTSFTWRRAKGSQVRVWLYNIEYETSVTEKEYAVTADPMVLMTAHVTHLNLLVAYCNDIHLRFFGDHTQKFTLLSEMSSPYSITSICSNPETGEVVTGAIGIVAFWSIVIDGVPSMKLVQEVLIASGEFVHFLRVEPERRALVALCENNIRVYDYQTKAQIRTFKVSQGVSLTCCSAFWSQGFLYTGDLAGDVKVWDFDKGSLVSQFKAHLSAITSIISRTSVHTLMTASLDGLLKEWNLTTCEQLRRVDIGEQVFQMQFINEQTFFLRTKYTFSIRTVNNFYQLFNRSQSILKKLIRVQCGPDKARILAATEDGVIRFLSPVTGEMLFVTWPFQLLEKALDYVYDPDREELLITMGTNDIYVLDTTQNPCSAKYILRATDSVDDKVLCLAYSRLDLNGRTSSFIFSGYRSGKVRTVTQNLYRMGARRIHDGNVVALSSISASGNFSYHSRESSYLCSYGIDEYIVLSDVILKKNSLLEVVPLVAIPSTNCRINHLLLIPGYICVLTEQNRVRLWRQASLVPGKNNPFWKETSAMHSTSITSFDYCHTLSILVTGGSDGSVRIWDILGQMLVEFDTTLKFSRVCFANQRGDLVVGCNMNIYFIPCITYLPNKYLSRLATQCLSDDIVERPLPFSPRFLLTFDIVFVPKYRQVGKQAKKFERLEPITNHKEVVIEKNVAKVIEFIGKEVSNLPGPDFYGLTPGVKEILPEFAVEYQIVPPSFEKKHAPAEPPLASPPYRGLPRMLEPVPLLHRLAFKPGQSWPIAPDGYVPNSVIRARLFPKGTPTSLTCPLVSSRQPLPTRRMVKIQLSEWDTSEAVEKARKKKAQKLRRQSTIDGHRRRDLLSDIVAKAWFRHKPSDTSLPSVIKAILNLMDDVPYSTYLLCTSALVQLSESYELPRNIQEQAFDRLIQDTNHKEVRMRLAAWEALGKMDLLTDQEVVPLARALLDDNKKLRDLARSLLDSVAGITDKFVLKQEMQRLAETSLDDLVELSRSHIEPVFPRRVRAAGIVADSHDAAIYALTEEAERLMKRVENQLTANLFLLTECPPIETRSARPPRLRHRSMSQGAPEESAKPDSHLEAQTRWLGLFAKQEKIKAAASGKHKREKLPRIPQAHGKPVVLPSGVAAPEGSPTPSSLSSTTSDVSSSSSTTSIISDTGTGISSTMWQEAQQTKKEIKTKEKRQKTKAPLATSQEARKAPKASKRMHPILLQRRDTRTQLYTEMLKQKFKKEQVAVTAPVETKPEVSPIQPKPSQPLLPSLPPPPVKGILIDPQQQYSTDRSRWRNDLYKLMMLRISPVGEGHTVADDLLSSARIALAGRTMSWEAFTNISQSLLTSQEKGTAESTGWKKYMDELFKASFKDLKPSMETMETVLDVKKEGRLPRGSESDIESSDISQEDLVRERRKEGRMRKVRERELEPAASDKRIGVVSKMQGARKMMERQEKLTKKIAKEGKAPKLKDHEISLEADQELVAKGKQLEVLPEKEREVSWGKEPEVSWGKERKVSWGKDREVSRGKEPEVSRGKEREVTKGKEREVTKGKELEVTKGKELEVTKGKELEAAKGKEHEAPKEKEREGARAKEREATGKRREREGVPERKEREVARKKPGKVTDKIREGKVKFLEEKEEESEVMRLDSRSVQGEKPLVKESERALLQMSESTLAELRAEAKERMMAELKERALVEAQKVALEEMKERALAEARDMALEEARNWVLLQARKMTLVEAWEKALEDAREKAMGEVMEKALAAAREQALAEVQEMGLTDEAEAEATLKEMVRELTESIAREMAEERAMEIALTTSLEVDEARVLELAETEMLEVDEARILELAEARLKELTEARTMELAEEKVTELSESTIMELIEAKMMEIVEEKMEEVEAEEEEMAARKASIAGEEELISGKKGLISHREGLISGRKKLISDEEEADMWEDLEEEDVWALSEDETEALITAYEHELVSGAELDFSERAHLILDILTEPDKLVCKGPEGFQRLCQVVSLFQICATTDTEALEEALVAKAEETIQEGEKQQAFLPEAHISVLEELKETVHAYQLLTVDPRQFAINLNGLLNAAKTVLQAKKLKEKLEKQFWSKRWKESAERTLKKTLEAGEGKVRGKKFWLSKKLKDAIRRWKLEQERSQWEKLKQQRMERHLKFRSQPIKLHESETEKAKERENEMRQKQKAEEEQQKKAEPPIRRKQVQMTWSMVAQREKTWKVVMQLEKQIHPPAEEPRQPPTPKGYRLPKNSLYLTTKLTPKLHRRNVRRGARQHIFHLDDDKDIDWDRFTYLYQSVMSLKAKEGGVDSQAWQQQVGKLLDLYATSNPLIRTMVQQLLMGGRHQSQYVLGTSLKMRKGKAELGQRILCELVHHSARTKPPKPPTLHGIIPLNYQNNVHPFRLRGVTHYGTLAFMWKAYMPKGKMPKLHLNVHADSTRKSVNFDNPV, via the exons GTGCGTGTCTGGCTATACAACATAGAGTATGAGACCTCGGTGACAGAGAAAGAGTATGCCGTCACAGCAGACCCCATGGTCCTCATGACTGCCCATGTCACCCACCTGAACCTGCTTGTGGCCTATTGCAACGACATCCACTTGCGTTTCTTTGGGGACCACACTCAGAAGTTTACGCTGCTCTCAGAGATGAGCTCGCCCTATTCCATCACCAGCATATGCTCCAACCCTGAGACAGGTGAAGTGGTGACAGGTGCCATTGGCATTGTGGCTTTCTGGTCTATTGTCATAGACGGAGTTCCTTCTATGAAACTCGTGCAGGAGGTGTTAATTGCGAGTGGTGAGTTTGTGCACTTCCTCAGAGTGGAGCCAGAGCGGAGAGCACTGGTGGCCTTGTGTGAGAACAACATCCGTGTCTATGACTATCAAACCAAGGCCCAGATCCGCACTTTCAAGGTCAGCCAAGGTGTGTCTCTCACTTGCTGCTCTGCTTTTTGGTCCCAGGGCTTCCTCTACACTGGAGACTTAGCTGGGGATGTTAAGGTGTGGGACTTTGATAAGGGGAGTCTGGTCAGTCAATTCAAAGCCCACCTGAGTGCCATTACCAGCATAATCAGCCGGACCTCCGTCCATACCCTTATGACCGCATCACTGGATGGGCTTCTGAAGGAGTGGAACCTTACTACTTGTGAACAGCTCCGGCGCGTTGACATTGGGGAACAAGTTTTCCAGATGCAGTTCATCAATGAGCAGACCTTCTTCCTCCGTACAAAGTATACTTTTTCCATCCGCACCGTCAACAACTTCTACCAACTCTTCAACAGGTCCCAATCTATCCTCAAGAAGCTGATACGGGTGCAATGTGGGCCAGACAAGGCACGCATTCTGGCAGCTACAGAAGACGGGGTTATCCGATTCCTATCTCCAGTTACAGGAGAGATGCTGTTTGTCACCTGGCCTTTTCAGTTACTAGAAAAGGCACTGGACTATGTTTATGACCCTGACCGGGAGGAGCTGTTGATAACAATGGGCACAAATGACATCTATGTCCTAGATACAACCCAGAATCCTTGTTCTGCCAAGTATATCTTGCGTGCCACAGACTCTGTAGACGACAAGGTACTATGTTTGGCCTACAGCCGCCTGGACCTGAATGGCCgcacttccagtttcattttcagTGGGTACAGGAGTGGAAAGGTACGCACTGTTACCCAGAATTTGTATCGAATGGGGGCTCGCAGAATTCACGATGGCAACGTGGTGGCGCTCAGCAGCATTTCAGCCTCCGGAAACTTCTCATATCATTCACGGGAGTCTTCCTACCTGTGCTCCTACGGCATTGATGAATACATTGTTCTCTCCGATGTGATTTTAAAGAAGAACAGCCTTCTGGAGGTGGTACCTTTGGTTGCCATTCCTAGCACCAACTGCAGGATCAACCACCTCCTACTCATTCCTGGCTACATTTGTGTCCTCACAGAGCAAAACCGGGTTCGGCTATGGCGCCAGGCATCCCTGGTCCCTGGCAAAAATAATCCTTTCTGGAAAGAGACCAGTGCCATGCATTCCACGAGCATCACCTCCTTTGACTACTGTCACACTCTCAGCATACTGGTCACTGGTGGCTCTGATGGCTCTGTACGCATTTGGGACATCCTGGGGCAGATGTTAGTGGAGTTTGATACTACCCTCAAATTCAGCCGAGTCTGCTTTGCCAACCAACGGGGAGACTTGGTTGTGGGCTGCAACATGAACATCTATTTCATCCCATGTATCACATACCTCCCCAACAAGTACCTTTCTAGGTTGGCAACTCAGTGTCTGAGCGATGACATCGTTGAACGCCCACTTCCCTTCTCGCCCCGCTTCTTGCTAACATTCGACATCGTTTTTGTGCCCAA GTATCGTCAGGTGGGCAAGCAGGCAAAGAAGTTTGAACGTCTGGAACCCATAACCAATCACAAGGAGGTGGTGATAGAGAAAAATGTGGCTAAAGTGATAGAGTTCATTGGCAAGGAGGTGAGCAATCTTCCCGGCCCTGATTTCTATGGACTTACACCTGGTGTAAAGGAGATACTCCCAGAGTTTGCTGTGGAGTACCAAATAGTTCCGCCATCCTTTGAGAAGAAGCACGCCCCGGCTGAACCTCCACTAGCATCACCTCCTTATCGCGGGCTCCCACGAATGTTGGAGCCTGTTCCTCTGCTCCACAGGTTAGCTTTTAAACCTGGACAGTCCTGGCCCATTGCACCTGATGGCTATGTCCCCAATTCAGTTATCCGAGCCCGTCTATTTCCAAAAGGGACTCCTACGAGCCTCACGTGCCCCTTGGTGTCAAGCAGGCAACCCTTGCCAACACGGAGGATGGTCAAGATACAATTGTCAGAGTGGGATACTTCAGAGGCTGTTGAGAAAGCCCGCAAGAAAAAAGCACAGAAGTTGAGGCGACAATCCACCATTGACGGACATCGCCGCCGCGATTTGCTGTCTGATATTGTGGCCAAAGCCTGGTTTAGGCACAAGCCCAGTGACACATCACTGCCCAGTGTCATAAAGGCCATTCTAAACCTAATGGACGATGTGCCCTATTCAACCTACCTGCTCTGTACATCTGCCCTAGTCCAGCTTTCGGAGTCTTACGAGCTGCCAAGAAATATCCAAGAACAGGCCTTTGACCGTCTTATACAGGACACTAACCACAAAGAG GTGAGGATGAGGCTGGCAGCTTGGGAGGCCTTGGGGAAGATGGACCTGTTGACTGACCAGGAGGTAGTCCCACTAGCCCGAGCCCTATTGGATGACAACAAAAAATTGCGTGACCTCGCTCGGTCTCTACTTGACTCGGTTGCTGGCATCACTGACAAATTTGTCCTGAAGCAGGAGATGCAGCGGCTGGCAGAAACTAGCCTAGACGACTT GGTTGAACTGAGCCGTTCTCACATAGAACCAGTTTTCCCTCGAAGGGTGCGTGCTGCTGGTATCGTTGCAGATTCCCATGATGCAGCCATCTATGCCTTAACAGAAGAGGCTGAGAGGCTGATGAAGCGGGTGGAGAATCAGTTGACAGCCAATCTGTTCCTGTTGACTGAGTGTCCCCCCATAGAAACCCGCTCTGCCCGCCCGCCCCGTTTGCGACATCGGTCCATGTCTCAAGGAGCACCCGAAGAGTCTGCCAAGCCAGATTCCCACTTGGAGGCCCAGACCCGGTGGCTGGGACTCTTTGCCAAGCAGGAGAAGATAAAGGCGG CAGCAAGTGGAAAACATAAGCGTGAAAAGCTTCCTAGGATCCCGCAAGCGCACGGTAAGCCTGTGGTCCTGCCGAGTGGTGTGGCTGCACCAGAGGGGAGTCCCACTCCCAGCAGTCTCAGCAGCACTACCAGTGatgtcagcagcagcagcagcactaccTCTATCATCAGTGATACTGGCACCGGGATTAGCAGCACCATGTGGCAGGAAGCACAGCAAACTAAGAAGGAGATCAAGACCAAGGAGAAACGGCAGAAGACTAAGGCCCCTCTTGCTACTTCCCAGGAGGCGCGAAAGGCACCCAAGGCATCCAAGCGGATGCATCCCATCCTCTTGCAGCGGCGTGACACCCGTACGCAACTCTACACTGAGATGCTGAAGCAGAAATTCAAGAAGGAGCAAGTGGCTGTCACTGCACCAGTGGAAACAAAACCAGAGGTCAGCCCTATCCAGCCTAAACCCAGCCAGCCTTTGCTTCCAAGCCTGCCACCTCCACCTGTCAAAGGCATCTTAATTGACCCGCAGCAGCAGTACAGCACTGACCGGTCCAGGTGGCGCAATGATCTCTATAAGCTGATGATGCTCCGAATTAGCCCCGTAGGTGAGGGCCACACTGTAGCTGACGACCTCCTTTCCTCGGCGCGGATTGCCCTGGCAGGCCGTACCATGTCCTGGGAGGCCTTCACAAATATCAGCCAGTCCCTCCTAACCTCTCAGGAGAAAGGCACAGCAGAGTCTACAGGCTGGAAGAAGTACATGGATGAACTATTCAAGGCCTCTTTCAAGGATCTCAAGCCTTCCATGGAAACAATGGAAACAGTGTTGGATGTGAAGAAGGAAGGACGCTTGCCTAGAGGTTCAGAGAGTGACATTGAGAGTAGCGACATCAGTCAGGAGGATCTGGttagggagagaagaaaggaaggcagaATGAGAAAAGTAAGGGAAAGGGAGCTTGAACCTGCAGCATCAGATAAGCGGATTGGTGTGGTCTCCAAAATGCAAGGTGCAAGGAAGATGATGGAAAGGCAAGagaaactgaccaagaaaatagCTAAAGAGGGAAAGGCGCCTAAATTGAAAGACCATGAAATATCCTTAGAAGCAGACCAGGAATTGGTGGCCAAGGGAAAACAACTTGAGGTGTTACCGGAAAAAGAACGTGAGGTGTCATGGGGGAAAGAACCCGAGGTGTCATGGGGAAAAGAACGTAAGGTGTCATGGGGAAAAGACCGTGAGGTGTCACGGGGAAAAGAACCTGAGGTGTCACGGGGAAAAGAACGTGAGGTGACCAAGGGAAAAGAACGTGAGGTGACCAAGGGGAAAGAACTTGAGGTGACCAAGGGGAAAGAACTTGAGGTGACCAAGGGAAAAGAACTAGAAGCAGCCAAGGGGAAAGAGCATGAGGCACCCAAGGAAAAAGAACGAGAGGGAGCCAGGGCGAAAGAACGAGAGGCAACAGGTAAGAGAAGAGAGCGAGAGGGAGTGCCTGAAAGGAAGGAACGAGAGGTAGCCAGGAAGAAACCGGGGAAGGTGACTGACAAGATCAGAGAGGGGAAAGTGAAATTtcttgaagagaaagaggaagagagtgaGGTCATGCGCTTGGATAGCAGAAGTGTGCAAGGGGAAAAGCCCCTGGTTAAAGAGTCAGAAAGGGCGTTGTTGCAGATGTCAGAAAGCACCCTAGCTGAGTTGCGGGCTGAAGCCAAAGAGAGAATGATGGCAGAATTGAAAGAGCGAGCTCTGGTGGAAGCCCAAAAGGTAGCACTGgaagaaatgaaagagagagcGTTGGCAGAGGCAAGGGATATGGCTTTGGAGGAAGCAAGGAATTGGGTCTTGCTCCAAGCACGAAAGATGACCTTGGTGGAAGCATGGGAGAAGGCACTGGAAGACGCACGAGAGAAGGCCATGGGAGAAGTGATGGAGAAGGCATTGGCTGCGGCACGAGAGCAAGCACTGGCTGAGGTCCAAGAGATGGGACTGACTGACGAGGCTGAAGCGGAGGCCACCCTGAAAGAAATGGTCAGAGAACTGACTGAAAGCATAGCCAGGGAAATGGCTGAAGAAAGAGCCATGGAAATAGCCTTGACGACATCCCTAGAGGTGGATGAGGCAAGAGTTTTGGAACTGGCCGAGACAGAAATGCTGGAAGTAGATGAGGCACGGATTTTGGAGCTTGCAGAGGCAAGGCTAAAGGAGCTAACTGAGGCAAGAACAATGGAACTGGCGGAGGAAAAAGTAACAGAGCTCTCCGAATCAACCATAATGGAGCTGATCGAGGCAAAAATGATGGAGATAGTtgaggaaaaaatggaagaagtgGAGGCGGAGGAAGAAGAAATGGCTGCCAGAAAGGCATCAATTGCTGGCGAAGAGGAATTGATCTCTGGCAAGAAAGGATTAATTTCTCACAGAGAGGGCTTAATTTCtggcagaaagaaattaatttctgATGAAGAGGAGGCAGACATGTGGGAGGACTTAGAAGAGGAGGATGTTTGGGCCCTTTCTGAGGACGAAACAGAGGCCTTAATTACCGCATATGAGCACGAACTTGTTTCAGGTGCGGAGCTTGACTTTTCAGAGCGTGCTCATTTGATCCTGGACATCTTGACTGAACCAGATAAACTGGTGTGCAAAGGTCCTGAAGGCTTCCAGCGTCTCTGTCAAGTGGTGTCATTGTTCCAGATTTGTGCCACAACAGATACCGAAGCACTGGAGGAGGCTTTGGTAGCGAAAGCTGAAGAAACCATCCAGGAAGGTGAGAAGCAGCAGGCTTTTTTGCCCGAAGCACATATTTCTGTTTTGGAAGAGCTCAAAGAAACCGTACACGCATATCAGTTACTGACCGTCGATCCAAGACAGTTTGCTATCAACCTGAATGGCCTTCTGAATGCGGCCAAGACTGTGTTGCAGGCTAAAAAGTTGAAGGAGAAGCTGGAGAAACAGTTTTGGAGCAAACGTTGGAAGGAAAGCGCTGAGAGGACCTTGAAGAAGACATTGGAGGCTGGTGAAGGCAAGGTGAGGGGGAAAAAGTTCTGGCTGAGCAAGAAACTGAAAGATGCCATTAGAAGGTGGAAACTGGAGCAGGAAAGGTCTCAGTGGGAGAAACTGAAGCAGCAGCGTATGGAGAGACATCTCAAATTCAGATCACAGCCTATCAAGCTACATGAGTCTGAGACGGAGaaagccaaagagagagagaatgagatgaGACAGAAGCAGAAggcggaggaggagcagcagaagAAGGCAGAACCTCCTATTCGCCGAAAGCAAGTCCAGATGACATGGTCAATGGTTGCGCAGCGTGAGAAGACCTGGAAGGTTGTTATGCAGCTGGAGAAGCAGATTCACCCCCCAGCGGAGGAACCACGCCAGCCCCCCACGCCGAAAGGGTATCGGCTTCCCAAAAATTCTCTGTACTTGACCACCAAGCTAACACCCAAACTTCATCGGAGAAATGTCCGGCGGGGTGCCCGGCAGCACATTTTCCATCTTGATGATGATAAAGACATTGACTGGGACAGGTTCACGTACCTCTATCAGTCAGTTATGTCCCTGAAAGCGAAAGAAGGTGGTGTTGACTCACAGGCTTGGCAACAGCAGGTGGGCAAGTTGCTGGACCTCTATGCCACAAGCAACCCACTCATCCGGACCATGGTGCAGCAGCTATTGATGGGGGGCCGTCACCAGAGCCAATATGTTTTGGGCACCAGCTTAAAGATGAGAAAGGGGAAAGCTGAGTTGGGCCAGCGGATCCTCTGTGAATTGGTCCATCACTCAGCCAGGACCAAGCCTCCCAAGCCTCCCACCTTGCATGGAATCATTCCACTCAACTACCAGAACAATGTGCACCCCTTCAGGTTACGGGGGGTCACCCACTATGGCACCCTAGCCTTCATGTGGAAAGCCTATATGCCCAAGGGAAAGATGCCCAAGCTGCACTTGAACGTGCATGCAGACTCCACTCGAAAAAGCGTTAATTTTGATAATCCTGTATAA